The following DNA comes from Chitinophaga nivalis.
TCATTGAAAGAACCGGCGCCACGCTTGATCAGGATGGTTTTATCGCAGGCATCACGTTGAGTGATACCGATCGGCTGAATATCGATCACGCCAGAATGGTACTGCGTACCGGCTCCTCCTACTTCGATACCGGCGCTATCTATGAAACCGAACGCCAGTCGTGGCACAAAATCGTACCCGTATATAACGGCACCAGCAACCGGCAGGGACCAGACAGTTTCACTGTGTATAATCCGGATGGAAAAATCTATCGGTATGGCACCACCACCGACTCCCAAGGCGTGACATCCGCTACCAATCCTACTATTATGGCCTGGTATCTCAGCAGTATCACAGACCTCTCCGGCAACACCATTACGTTTACCTATACCGCCGCCGGCACGGGCTGGCGCAGGTTTCCTTCCCGTATTGACTATACGGCCAATACCCAACAAAACATTGCTGCCAGACGATCCGTCAGATTTAACTATGAGAACCGGCAAGATATTGAATCCGGATATGTAGCAGGATTTGAAACTTCGGCCAGCATACGGCTTACCTCCTTAACGACCCATGTAGATGAAACACTGGTCATGACTTATGCATTTACCTATGAATACAGTTCCTCCACGCAACGAAGCCGCCTGACAGCGGTAACGCAATCAGACAAAGATGGTACGGCCCTGTTTCCCACTACCTTCTCGTGGCAGGATGCCGGCTGCAATTACAATGCCGCCACCACCATTCCTACCTCCGGTATTGACTGGGGCGGCCTATTCATACCAATAGACCTGACGGGCAACGGGAGTCTGGACTTCGTCAATGCCTACAGTGATAGCAGTAATAATTTAAACCTCAACATTTATCTGTCGCAGTTAAATGGCAAATTTTCCGATGCAATTCCGGTGCAAACGAATTTACAGTTTGGCGGACTGTTTATCCCATTGGATGCAAACGGCGATGGAAAAAACGAACTGGTATATGCCACACAGGACAATGACAACCTGGCGTTGACGCTGTTCACGGCACAATCCAGCGGTAATTCCTGGACGCTTTCTCCCGGCACTACACAAACCACCAATTTATCGTTTGGAGGCGATTTACTGGCTGCTGACGTAGATGGCGACGGACTGGCAGATCTGGTGTATAGTTATCAGGACAATGACAGCCTGGGCCTGAATGTATTATTCTCCGATGGCGCCACCTTTACGCCTGCCGGCGGCACCACCTACAATGCCTTCTTTGGTGGTTCCCTTATTGCCATAGATCTGAATGCAGATGGCAGAGATGACTTACTGTATGTGACAAGCGATGTCAATCAGAATCTCAGCTTTACCTCTTTCTTTTCTAAAAGCAGAAACGGCTTCACGCAGGTTAATAATACCTTCACGGATCAACTGGATGCAGGCGGCAGCCTGATTCCGATAGATATCAATGCCGACGGCAATATGGATCTTATCTATATCACTGGCACCGACAATGTGAATCTGCAGATACTGGTCAACAACGGACAAACATTTAGTGCGGGCGCCTCTCTGGCTACCGGTTTTTCTTCCGGTGTATCTGTGATGCTCACTTCCCTGACTGCGGCTCCCGTACCGGAATTATTATTACTCACGCAACAGGATAATAACCTGGCTATTTCCGTTGTACGGGTTTTCAACGCTCAGTTGAGTATGATGTCGGGTATCAATCAGTTTCCCCAGGGCACACTCTTTGGCGGATTATTAATGCCCCTGGATTTATATGGCACCGGATTCAGTAACCTTGTTTATCTCACAGACAACGATGGTACCCAGGCCACACAGGTACTTTCGCCCACAGGTGCTTACCCCGATTTGATAACGACCATCGCTAATGGTACCGGCGGACAATACCTGCCACAATACAGTCCCATTACAGATCCGGCCGTATACAGCATTTCTGGCGCTGCAGCGAATGGATCCATGGAACCCAGAAGCCTGATGCATGCAAAAGTAAACGGCATGAGTTACAATATTCAGCTGGGCGATTACAACATCCCGGGCATAGCAGCCGGCAAAGATGTACTGCAAAGAACACCGATTCCTAAATATGTCGTTGGTTCCTACACCAAAAAAGATGGCATCGGCGGCGCATGGGTCACCAGCTATAATTATGCAGATGCTGTAATTGACAGATCAGGCAGGGGCTGGCTGGGCTTTGGCAGCGTCAGCATTTCAGACCACAGCATGGACACCACCGACCAGCTGTTGCTGTTACAAACCTTCCCTTGTACACAGGTGATAAAAAAACAAAGTACCCGGCGCACCAGCGATCAGACGTTTATGAAAACAGTGGATTATACCTATCAGACCCCACAGCAAAACAACGCGTACCTGATACTCAATGACTCCACCATCACCAAATATTATACATTCGCTGCCAATACGGATACGCCGGATACCACCGTCACGGTAGGGAAACAATTTGACGATCATGGTAATGCCAACCGCATTGATACCGATGGAAATGGCATGGCCGCAAGGGTAACGGAAATCAGGAATTATATCAATGATGAAACCAACTGGAGAATAGGCCTGATACACGAGCATCAGTATTATGCAGATAACGGTTTGCAAAACTTACTCAAGAAAGAACAGTTCTCCTATTATGACAGCACCTACTTAACCAAAGAACATGATATCTGGGAGAGTGTGGCAGCGCAATGGTTAAAGACCACCTATCAGTATGACGCCATGGGAAATCTCACTCTGGAAACAGATGCTGCCGGATTTGCTACCACCACTACCATAGAACAGTCGTTCTACACTTTTATAGCATCCAAAACGGTGACGCTGGCAACAGGTGTTACATTAACCAAGCAGTTTAGTTATGACCCTGCCTTCGGCAAGCTCACGAGTAAAACAGAAGCCAATGGCGCCATTAAGCAACAGGAAACAGATGGACTGGGTCGTGTCAAATCAGTTTCAAGAACGGCGCCGAATAAGAGCCAGGTGGCAACAACACAGTACAGCTGGACATTCGAGAACAACCAATTATGTTATAACCTCAGCAACCGGGTTTCCTGGACAGATGACAACTGGAAAACCACGAAGACGTATTACGACGGACTGGGAAGAAAAACAAAAATAACCCGGCCTGATGTATCCGGCAATAAAACCATCATCATTGATACTACTTATAACGAAAGCGGGCAAAAACTAACGGAAACATTACCCTATTTCGAGCACACCACCAGTTTGCCCATTACCTGGACATATGATGCCTTCGGCAGAAATATACAGCAGACAACACCTGCCGCTGATCCCAACAACCCGGTAGTAACCACTACCAGGACCTATTCGAAGATTACCACGGAGCAGGTAATAACAGCCGTTGGTACCCCCGAAGCGCGCACCACATCCGTCACTCACGGACTCGGTCCCAAAGGCCCGTTGCCGCTTACCAAAACCAGTGCAGACGGAGGTAGCACCCAATACCAATATAATGGCCTGGGACTATTAATTTCCGTTACAGATCCCACCAATATCACCACGCAGATCAGTTACGATTCACTGGAAAGAAAAACAGCCATCACAACGCCTGCCTATAGTAAAAGTATTACGTACAATGATCAGCAGCGCACGGCTACCGAAACAATCGCCGGTAATACCGTTACTTTATATAAAGATGAGATCAGTCGCCTTACCAAAAAAGTGACCGACAAAGGTGAGATCACCCAATTCACCTATGATGATACTGCTGCCACTTATGGAACAGGTATGCTTACGAAGGTAGTGTTGCCATCAGGCGATCAGTTTACCTATGGCTATAATGCAGACGCGCTCATTACAACAAAACAAGTCACCATCAGCAGTGATACCTATACGATTAGTAAGGTGTATACCCCTGATGCGCAAACATCGTCCATTACCTTTCCGGATGGCGCTATTCAAAACAATACCTATAGCAGTAATGGCATCCTTAAGCAGATTGATTTTACAGGTACCAGCGATCAGCTAACCGGCCTCGCTGTCTACGATCAGTTTGATATGCGGGATCACCCACAGCTCATCACCTATAAAAACGGTGTCAGTAAAGCCATGGGATATGACAACTATGGCAGAATCATGAGTTACCAGGCTACCAGCCAGCAAAACAATATCTTTTCAGACACCATCGTTCGCAATGCGACCGACGCGGTTATAAACGATGGTACAACGGCGCAGCCTAACAGTTATCAATATGATTCAACCGGTAGATTAATTGCTGCCAATGAAAATGCGGAGACGTTCTCCTACCAATATGATCAGTCAGGCAACTGTACCCATCTCAATGGAGATACCCTGCTATATCAGGGCTATGCGCCCCAATCCGGCGGCACCAACGCCTCCTTTACAGCACAGTATAATACTGCAGGTAGCCTTACACAACTACAATACGATACAACAACTACCCAGTACAGTTATGACAGCGAACAACGATTGGTAGCTGCAGGTGATGATACCTTCGCTTATGATCATACCGGGCAACGAATGGTAAAAAGTGAACCAGGTGTCACTACCTACTACATTGCTCCGGAATACGAAGTCGTAAAGTTTCAGGGAGGCAACGTACAACACACCTGCCATGTCAACGGAACAGGTGACCGGATCTTTACCAGAACCATCGCCGATACCGGTACCCCAACACCATCACAAGGCATCCCGGCCCCAGGCGATACCTATTTCATTAATGACTACAGAAAAAATACCCGCGTCACCACAGACGCATCCGGCAATACCACTGCCACGGTAACATTTGATCCGTTCGGTAATATAAAATCGCAAACAGGTAGCAATGCCTTTCGCATCTATTTCTCTGATGGCGAATACGACAATGGTATCAAGGCTTACTATATGCAGTCACGTTACTACGATCCGCGGATATGCCATTTCCTCACGCCGGATGATGGCTTTGGCGGCAAACTACTGGACAGGGATACCTATAACCTCTATGCCTATGTGTCCAGTGACCCAATGGGTTTAACAGATCCTACCGGGCACTCGTGGCTGGACTTCATTGTTCAAACGGTCATAGATGTGGCTTACATAGCCGCTGGTATTGGCGCCATTATTATTACAGGCGGTGCGCTGGCCAACACCATCGGAGCCGGACTGATAGGCGCCGGCATTGGTGGTTTGATTTATGACGTTACGCAAAAGGTATGGGAAAAACCGAGTGATCAGGTTTGGGGCTTAAAAGGCTGGGCAGGCGCTATGATCATTGGTGGTGCAACAGGGCTGGCTGCCGGTGTCGGGGCCTATTATTTAATCCCCTACATTGTTGGAGCAGCAGGCGTCACCAGTACGTTTGCCGTCATTGGCATAAAAGTAATCACCTCCGTTATTACCGGTATGCTGATCGGTGCAGGAGGCAAAGCACTCTCCAATGTCTTTAATGGCAAACCTGTCGGCTCAGGGGTTTTATCGGCCGCGGTATTCGGAGGCCTGGCCTCTTTCCTGACTGGTGCAGTCACTGCTACTGTCAACTATTCCATTTTTGAACAGGAAATAGAAGAAGAAACCACGCAGGAGGTGCAGGAAGGACTGGAAGAATCGCTGGAAGAAACCTCCACCAATGAAACCACCCAAAACCCCTTACGCAATAACATTACCAGACAATTAAAACGGGTTCCGATGAAACAAAGATGGTTCGAAAATGATAAGGATTTAATCGGCACCACCATCCGGTTCACCTTCGGCTCTATCAACAAAACGCTTAGCACCTTACATCTGGAGCCAAGTTTCTGACAGCAGCTGATTTAATATTCCATTCCTAACAATTTAAATCCATTCAAGATGAAAACCGATGTATTAGTTTCTCCCAATGAAGAACTGCTCGCGAACGCAGTGATCTACAATGTAGCTACAGATGTTATCCAGGCAGCCGACATTACCAAAGCACTGGAAAGCGGAAAAACCGTGGCGCTTAAACATACCAAAGCTTCCCAACTGGAAAATCTTTTCCCCGGCTGCAGCGTACCGGATGACCTGGCACTGTTTGCCGTCAAACAGGTACCCATTCCGGGGTATAAAGACAAGCTCCATACCATTGTGACCATTATCCCCGAAGAAATCGTGTATGATCTGCATATCGCTTCAGATAATACTGCTGATACGGAGAAACATCAACACAAAATATCCTTGTCTGACCAGCAGCTCAATGACGAAATCGGCAAGCATATTCAGTTGCAAGTAAACTTAGTCAACTCCCTGACACCACCTCCCGAGCTCAATGCCTACTTCGGCCTGGCAACACAAAACTTTCCTTACCCGGTGCCCTATACACAGAATATCTGGTCACATAACAATGGATCGCAGCAAACCGTACAGGTTTCCGTCACCCAGACCTACTATATATATCTGGCGAAATCCAACAACCAGAATCAATTTATCGTGATTATGGTGCAAAACGGCTATTCACAGGCATCCAGCACCAGTGTGCTCTGTTGCAATGATAATCAGGAACGCATATTTCTCAACAGCTTCTTTACGCTGACCAATACCCTGAGTCAATTCAGTAATGCCTACATGAGCTCTCCGGGTTCTTCTTCGAACAGTTCCAATCCTATAATAGATAGCATTAGCTATCCGATGACGGTATTGGTGAACAAAAGCGGTAACCCAAGTGTCGCTCCTTTCACGGCCCAGTACTCCAATTCCGTCAACAGCGCCGATTGGGGAATCAATCTCGATCAGAACGGTCAAAGCACTTCCTGGAGCTATTACACCACCAATCCCTGGAATTCCAGAACACAGTATTTTCAGGATTTCGGCAACTGGTGGGGCCAAATGTATAGCAGCGGCAATGTGGTAGGCATGAACAATCAATGTACCGGCAGCGTTCCTTTTGATTCCGTAGCTGCCTGGACAACCCCCGCCAGCCTTGCACAGCAATCCGTTTATTTTTCCTATTCGAGCAATTACTATTATGTTGGTTTTGCCACTCCATCCGGCACCGGTAACGGACATCATCAGATGGCCCAGAGTTCTCCGAATAATACACCGAATACGCCCAGCTGGGATCTAATCCAGCTCACCAATTCATCAAAGATTATTCATTGATGAGCGGAGCGTATATTAAAAGCTAGCCACCAGTAAATACTGGTGGCTTCTGATAACATTACTATACTATACTCCGGTTTCACATACTATTTATGTAATATCCGGCAAGCATCTTTTTACAAAAAAACTGTTTTGCTTTTCTGATTTATATTTCAATATCCTGATTGTTCACATCAATACCGTCACCAGCGTCACCACTACCACAACTCCCATTAACAGGGTAAGCAGGTATAAAAATAACCTGGTGATCACCTTGCACATTTGTTCTTCTTCGTATTCCATACAATATCTTTTATAGTATGTTGATCTGCACTGCTAAGTGTAGTCTTACTTTTTCTTATTCCGTTTATACATCTTTAAAAAGAGCGGTGGGGTTAAATCGGTAATAAAATTCAACGAATGATTAAACAAAGACATAGACAGCGCATCCGCTTCCCTG
Coding sequences within:
- a CDS encoding RHS repeat-associated core domain-containing protein; translated protein: MTYAGSIPAKFSIDHNGGSNYTFQLDVPPGIAQMQPKLNLNYNSAWGNSLLGMGCQLNGLSVIERTGATLDQDGFIAGITLSDTDRLNIDHARMVLRTGSSYFDTGAIYETERQSWHKIVPVYNGTSNRQGPDSFTVYNPDGKIYRYGTTTDSQGVTSATNPTIMAWYLSSITDLSGNTITFTYTAAGTGWRRFPSRIDYTANTQQNIAARRSVRFNYENRQDIESGYVAGFETSASIRLTSLTTHVDETLVMTYAFTYEYSSSTQRSRLTAVTQSDKDGTALFPTTFSWQDAGCNYNAATTIPTSGIDWGGLFIPIDLTGNGSLDFVNAYSDSSNNLNLNIYLSQLNGKFSDAIPVQTNLQFGGLFIPLDANGDGKNELVYATQDNDNLALTLFTAQSSGNSWTLSPGTTQTTNLSFGGDLLAADVDGDGLADLVYSYQDNDSLGLNVLFSDGATFTPAGGTTYNAFFGGSLIAIDLNADGRDDLLYVTSDVNQNLSFTSFFSKSRNGFTQVNNTFTDQLDAGGSLIPIDINADGNMDLIYITGTDNVNLQILVNNGQTFSAGASLATGFSSGVSVMLTSLTAAPVPELLLLTQQDNNLAISVVRVFNAQLSMMSGINQFPQGTLFGGLLMPLDLYGTGFSNLVYLTDNDGTQATQVLSPTGAYPDLITTIANGTGGQYLPQYSPITDPAVYSISGAAANGSMEPRSLMHAKVNGMSYNIQLGDYNIPGIAAGKDVLQRTPIPKYVVGSYTKKDGIGGAWVTSYNYADAVIDRSGRGWLGFGSVSISDHSMDTTDQLLLLQTFPCTQVIKKQSTRRTSDQTFMKTVDYTYQTPQQNNAYLILNDSTITKYYTFAANTDTPDTTVTVGKQFDDHGNANRIDTDGNGMAARVTEIRNYINDETNWRIGLIHEHQYYADNGLQNLLKKEQFSYYDSTYLTKEHDIWESVAAQWLKTTYQYDAMGNLTLETDAAGFATTTTIEQSFYTFIASKTVTLATGVTLTKQFSYDPAFGKLTSKTEANGAIKQQETDGLGRVKSVSRTAPNKSQVATTQYSWTFENNQLCYNLSNRVSWTDDNWKTTKTYYDGLGRKTKITRPDVSGNKTIIIDTTYNESGQKLTETLPYFEHTTSLPITWTYDAFGRNIQQTTPAADPNNPVVTTTRTYSKITTEQVITAVGTPEARTTSVTHGLGPKGPLPLTKTSADGGSTQYQYNGLGLLISVTDPTNITTQISYDSLERKTAITTPAYSKSITYNDQQRTATETIAGNTVTLYKDEISRLTKKVTDKGEITQFTYDDTAATYGTGMLTKVVLPSGDQFTYGYNADALITTKQVTISSDTYTISKVYTPDAQTSSITFPDGAIQNNTYSSNGILKQIDFTGTSDQLTGLAVYDQFDMRDHPQLITYKNGVSKAMGYDNYGRIMSYQATSQQNNIFSDTIVRNATDAVINDGTTAQPNSYQYDSTGRLIAANENAETFSYQYDQSGNCTHLNGDTLLYQGYAPQSGGTNASFTAQYNTAGSLTQLQYDTTTTQYSYDSEQRLVAAGDDTFAYDHTGQRMVKSEPGVTTYYIAPEYEVVKFQGGNVQHTCHVNGTGDRIFTRTIADTGTPTPSQGIPAPGDTYFINDYRKNTRVTTDASGNTTATVTFDPFGNIKSQTGSNAFRIYFSDGEYDNGIKAYYMQSRYYDPRICHFLTPDDGFGGKLLDRDTYNLYAYVSSDPMGLTDPTGHSWLDFIVQTVIDVAYIAAGIGAIIITGGALANTIGAGLIGAGIGGLIYDVTQKVWEKPSDQVWGLKGWAGAMIIGGATGLAAGVGAYYLIPYIVGAAGVTSTFAVIGIKVITSVITGMLIGAGGKALSNVFNGKPVGSGVLSAAVFGGLASFLTGAVTATVNYSIFEQEIEEETTQEVQEGLEESLEETSTNETTQNPLRNNITRQLKRVPMKQRWFENDKDLIGTTIRFTFGSINKTLSTLHLEPSF